CATGCGGGAACGCTAATTTAGCAGCAGAACAACTTCAAGAATCATTGTCAGTGATCAAATAAACTCCCGCACTCCCGCGTTGGGGTATGCAACAACTCATAAGAAATTGTCATTGCGGGCTCTTCTAATCGGGGCTATTCCAAGCACATCTTTCCGAGCAACAAGTCATGAGAAAACTCACATTCATCCTTACACTATTTATTACCATCTTTGGGTTAAGCAGTTATGTAATCGCCGCGGGTGCGGTTGAGCCAGCTTACGAAAAAGAAGAATATCATCTCGATGCGGATCAATATGCCAAATTCCCCCTTCCGCTCAGCAAGTATGAGAAAAAAACAACTGAGGATGGAAAAACCGATCTCGGCGCCACACTGAAATACCGTGCTACTCAGCAAAACGGCTTCAACCTCTGGGCCACCATTATTTTCGTCTGCGCCATCGTTCACACTTTCTTGGCAGGTTTCTTCACGGAAATGGCCCACAAGCACGAAAAGCGCCATCAAGAGAAAATCAAAGCAGAAGGCCGTACTGCCTGCGCCAAGCCTCATGACGATGCCAAAGATGATGTTTCTTTCCGTGCTCACCTATTCCATTTCCTTGGTGAGGTAGAGGCCATTTTCGGTATCTGGGTAATTGCTCTTGTTGCTGCTATTTTCTACTTCTTCGGCATTTCTGAGCATGGCTTCGCCGAAGGTATGGGAGTTGGCTTCAAGCAAGTGGAGTATTATCTCGGAAAAGACGTTAACTTCACCGAGCCGCTGTTCGTTGTTATCATCATGGCGATTTCGGCAACACGTCCAGTCGTGCGTTTTGCAGAGAAAATCGTAGGCTCAGTCGCTCGCCTTCTTGGCGGAGGCCCTGCTGGCTGGTGGCTCTCTGTACTCACCATTACTCCTCTTCTTGGGTCTTTCATCACAGAGCCTGCTGCTATGACCATTTCAGCGATGCTCTTGGCCAAATGGTTCTATTCAAAGCGCCCTCCAGCATTGTTCGCCTACGCCACACTTGGTCTTTTGTTTGTGAACGTATCCGTTGGCGGTACTCTCACTCACTTTGCCGCTCCTCCTGTTCTCATGGTTGCTGCCAAGTGGAATTTCGGACTTGGATTCATGTTCATCAACTTCGGTTGGAAGGCCGCCATTGCCATTCTAGCCAGTAACGCTATTTACTACGCTGCTTTCCGTAAGCATTTCGCCGATCTTGCAAAGCGTCTGGACGGTACTGAAGACAACAAAATCAAGTGGGCTGACCGTGAAGACCCGATCCCTGGTTGGGTCACTCTTTGCCACCTCATTTTCCTTGCCTGGACAGTGCTGACTGCTCACTACCCAGTACTCTTCATTGGCGGATTCATGTTCTTCATCGGTTTCACTCAAGCTACAGGCCACCACCAGAATGAGGTAAGCATGAAGTCACCACTCCTCGTTGGTTTCTTCCTCGCTGGTCTCGTGATTCACGGTAAATGCCAAGCTTGGTGGATTGAACCTCTGCTCACTACCTTCGATAACAAGTACATTCTCATGTTTGGGTCTACCTTGCTCACTGCCTTCAACGATAACGCAGCGATCACCTATCTTGCCTCACAGGCACCAGGCCTACCTATCATGTCCAAGTATGCCGTACTTGCGGGCGCCGTTACTGGTGGTGGTCTGACCGTCATCGCGAACGCCCCGAACCCTGCTGGCCAGTCCCTTCTTGGTAAATACTTCGACGGAGGAGTAGCCCCAGCCAAGCTAGCCATGGCAGCAATCATTCCTACGATCATCTGTGGCGCAGCCTTCATGAGCATCCCAACTAGTGGCATGTATGAAGACCCTAAACCAAAAGTAGAGGTTACTGCTACCGATAGCCATGATCACGACGACCACAATGGTCACGATCACTAAACTGTAAAGAAATCATCAAGCGATGTTCACAGGTCTTGTAGAATCTACTGGCACAATCACCCAGATCGAGAATCTGGGTGAGCAAGCCCGCTATACCGTCCAACTGCCGTTTTACGCAGAGTTGGCATTAGGCGACTCTGTGGCAACTAATGGATGCTGCCTCACTGTGGCATCGCTCGATCAAGATACCGCGTCTTTTGATATTCTCAGCCAGACTTTGAAGGTGACCTCACTGGGTCATCTCAAGGTCGGCTCATTAGTGAACCTTGAACGTGCTCTACGCCCTAGTGACCGATTGGGTGGCCATTTTGTTCAAGGCCACGTAGATGGCACGGGTGAAATTCTTGATCTATCCGAGCACGGTCAAGACCACCGCTTTGAAGTCAGTTTGCCAGAGTCCATCTACAAGTATTGTATCGGCAAAGGCTCTCTGGCCGTAGATGGAATCTCTCTAACGATTGCAGAGCTCACCGACAACTCGGCAGTCTTCTGGATCACTCCACACACCTTTGAGCACACTAACCTTGCTGACAAGAAACTTGGTGACCCTGTCAACTTGGAAGCCGATTTGCTAGCCAAGTACACTGAGAAGCTCCTCAGTTCAAAAGCCTAGTAGCGCTCGGGACGCTCACGCTTCTCGTGATCGATCCTATCCGCAAGGTTTCTGGCCTTGATCTTGTGGTCACGTTTAGCTCGGCGTTCAGTCAGCATTTGACGCTTCTTACGTCTTCTTTTTAATTCAGCAATCTCGTCTTCGAGCTTAAGGTAGCTTTCGTATCGTCGCTCATCCAGTTCACCCGACTCCACTGCAGCACAAATAGCGCAGCCTTTATCTGAGCCATGCTTACAATCGTGGAACTTGCAATGGGACGCCAGCTCCTCGATATCTGCAAAACTCTCCCTCAGCGTGGTTTCATCTGTCCACATCTGGACTTCTCTTATACCAGGGTTATCAATGAGGATCCCACCACCTTCGAGTACGATGAGCTCTCTAGCCGTCGTGGTATGACGTCCTTTCCCGGTTAGCTCATTCACCTCACTAGTCCATTGCCACTCTTCACCCATGAGCTGGTTGACAAGAGTCGATTTACCCACACCACTGGAGCCCACAATGGTGATACTCACTCCCGGCTCAAGATACTTCTTAAGCACTTCTAGTCCTTCATTCTTCGCTGCACTGGTAACATAGACGTCTGCCTCGGAGGACAACTCTTCGATCTCTAGTTTAGCTTCCTCGTTGAGTTCGGCCGGGAATAGATCACTCTTGTTTACAAGTACGACCGCTTTAGCCCGGCTTCTCTCTATGAGGGTGAAGTACCGCTCCATACGACGCGGATTGAAATCACTTCCAGCATCGGTAACCACAACGACAATGCTGACATTGGCAGCCATCACCTGTTCCTCACTGCTCTTGCCTGGCGCCTTTCTTGAAAAGCATGTCTGGCGTGAGAGCCTGGCCCGAATAACCGTATCTTCACCCTCACCACCGACATCCAGAGCCACCCAGTCACCTACCGCTGGCAATTCAGCATCACTCTCCGCATCATGGTAGACCTTGCCACCCATGACGACCTCCAATTCCTCACCGCCCTCGAGTAAAGCTCCGTAAGTAATTTTATTGTCACGAATCAAGCGCGCAGGCACCCACCCTTTTTTGGTAAAAGGTTTAAACTCGGAGGCAAACTCCTGATTCCATCCCAGATCTTCGAGCGTCATTCTTAGGAAAAGTAAGCGTTATTCTGTTGTTTTGTCACCTGCGAATCGGCCTTTCACCCACTCTTCTACGTCTGCGCGGCGGATTTTCCCCAGAGGACTCCGAGGAAATTCCGACATCACCAATAATTCCTTGATGGCGCACAAGCCCCTATTCGCGTGATCAGGCAAACGGCTGGCCGAGTCTTCGCTAACGGCCACCAATACCAGGCCCCTTCTCTGATCGGGAATAGGAACTACAATAATCTCTTTGCCTAGCAACTCACATAGATTGTCCTCTACGACTTGCAGATCTACCAGTTCACCAAGAATTTTCACACCACGACCGAATCTTCGAAGAAACTTCAATCGTCCCCCCTGAAGCAATACTTCATCTTGAGTAGTAAACCACCCCTCACTGTCTACAGGAGACTGGAAACTATAACCTTCATGTTCACGCACCACGTAGCCGCTGAATAGCGGCTCACCTTTAATCCGCAACCGGCCATCATCATCTATCGATGTATCCCATCCTTTAAGAATTTTGAGCCAGTAGTCTCCGCTATCACCCGTGGCTATTTGAGAAGACGCTTCAGACATGCCGTAGCTGCGCAACAGCGGCCATCCTAATTCAATGGCTTTCTGGTAGATCTCATCATTCAAATGACCTCCGCCCACGACAATTGTCTCGATACATGACGGCGCTGTACTTCCAAGACTTACAAGGTCGACTACCTGTGCAGGAACGAGTGATGCGCATTGTGCTTGCAGCTCTTCAATCTGACTAATGAATGATTCGGCGCTCCATTTACCCCGGCAGAGATGCACGCTACCGCCGGATAGGTAAGATCGTGCTATGACCCCAAAGCCGCCCACGTGATATATGGGTATGGTAAGGAGCGATTTACATGACTTTTTGAGATTGGTGTGACCTATAACCGCACGAGCTGAAGCAAGTAGTGCCTCCTTGGAAATTGCTACCCATTTTGGAGACCCGGATGAGCCTGAGGTTTGGAAGAATACATGCGCTTTCATTTCGGCTCCATCGCGAAGCCAAGACTCTAAGGAATGGATTTCATCAGCCTGTGAATCAGCTGCGAGTACTAAATTTGAGTCCGACTCCCAAAATGCATCAGATAAAAGCTCCTTAATGAGTCGCATCGTTACTTCAGCTTTTCCCATTTCACATCCTCCAGAAGATCATCAAATCCAAAACCAGTGCCACCTGGCGACTGCCATTGGGGTGACGGATCACCCATGCGCTCAATAAAAGCATCAGGTTCAAATAATCCATGAGTCATCAAGCCTGCGACTGGGTCCTCCAGACCATAAAACCTTTTTTCCACTTTCCCAGAGCACCACGCTGCGTAACACTGACCTATGGGATGGTCCATGTAGCTGGTGAAGACGAGCTCCCATCCTTCAATCATCGCTCTAGCACACAAAGGTGTAATGTCATCTAAAGCGGGCTTTGCAATGGCGTAGGTGAATTGACCTCGGGCTTCCTCAACCTTGCGATCCACTGCCAGCGGAATACCGTAAAGTGACCGAATCCCGGCCCAGTCACGATCATTCACCTCGCATGGATCCTCTAAGAAATCAATTTTCACTCGCAGGCTCTCGTTGAGAGATTTAATGAATGCACGAATGCCGCCGCCATCCAGCACATTGTTAAAATCCAGCCTCCACCTTAGATTAGGATAGCGCTCGTGCATGGCGTTCAAGAGCTCTACTTCCTCAGCTACACGTCTACCCGCTTTCATCTTCACCACCTCAAACCCAGCAGCTACCGCTTCCTCTATTCGTTCGGATCCGCCTACAATGGTAGCATGACTCCTTGGGACTTCGACCTTGTCAAAAACGCTAACTCCTTGACTCCTGGCACGGCCATCCACCATAGCACACTTAATAGCTGACCTAACGAGAGGTCGGAAGAACCTGCCCTTCCTCAAATCCTCAATCAACTCTTCCAGTGATGGATCTCCTAACTCACGCCAAGGGTGAATGCACCCCACTCCGTCACCAATCTTGATCAGAACCCCCTTGTGGCGCGTTCTATCAGAGCGGCTATTCAATCCAAATCGACTGACTAGCTCGTAGTGATGAATGTAAATATCCGACCGCATGATTTGACTATAGGAGGCAAGCTGCAGTAAATAAACCTCCAAAGAGGATTAGTTGCAGCCCCCCCAATGCCAGGTATTTATTGTAGATTCTACCAGGCTCTCGTTTAATCACTTGAGCGCAGATTGTCGCCCCAAGCAACATGAAGAGCGAGGGAAGAATAAACAACTCGACCTGCCCGAAATAGATCCAAGCTAATCCTAGTAAAAAGGCCAAAAGTGTTTCGATCACGATAATGATCTTCCCCCCTTTGACGCCTAGCTTTACAGCCAAGGTTCGCTTGTCATTTGATCGATCCTCATCGACGTCGCGGAGATTGTTAATAGAGATAAGGACTGCACTAAGAAGCCCGATCTGAAGACCTAACAGTATTGATTCCGCTGACCAAGTACCTGTCTGCATAAAGAACGTGCCCGCTACGGCCACCACTCCGAAAAAGAAGATTACAAAAATCTCTCCTAGTCCCCTGTACGCCAAAGGTACTGGTCCTCCAGTATAACCATAGCATAGATACAGTGATGGAATCCCTATCGCCACTACTGGCCATCCGCGCTGAGCATAGAGGAAATAACCAAACACTCCACTAATCAATAAGCAGAGGACAGCGAATAGATAGACTGTCCGTCTCGACAAAAGTCCGCTCGCCGTTGCTCTGATCGGACCTAGACGATGCTCGGTATCAGCACCTTTATCATTATCAATGGCATCATTGAAGAAATTGGTGGCAATCTGAATCCAGATCGCCCCCATCAGAGTACAAGAAGCCAACCAGAGATCAAAGATCCCCAGTAATTTCCATGTAAGCATGCAGCCCAGCCAGACCGGCACAATGGCGGCCGGAAGTGTCTTTGGGCGGGCTGCCAGGATGTACGGCTTGAGGTTCATAGACCTAAACCAAATTATGGCAGTCGAGGAAACTTGCCGAAGTCCGGCTTGCGTTTCTCTTTCCAGGCATCTCTACCTTCCTGAGCCTCTGCGCTCATGTAGTAGAGCAATGTGGCATTGCCAGCCAGCTCCTGAATGCCGGCTTGGCCGTCCAAGTCCGCATTGAAGCCAGCTTTAAGACAGCGCAATGCCAATGGGCTGTGCTGAAGCATTTCTCGGCACCATTGGAGTGTTTCTTTCTCAAGATCAGCTAGTGGCACCACTGTATTCACCATTCCCATATCCAGAGCCTCTTGGGCAGAATATTGACGGCAGAGATACCATATTTCACGAGCCTTCTTCTGACCCACGTGACGAGCCAAGTAGCTAGCGCCAAAACCTCCATCGAAGCTGCCAACTTTAGGCCCAGTCTGACCAAAAATGGCATTATCAGCAGCAATCGTTAGATCGCAAACCACATGAAGAACGTGTCCTCCACCAATCGCGAATCCGCTTACCATTGCCACAATCGGCTTTGGCATGGAGCGAATTACCTTCTGAACATCAAGAATATTTAAGCGAGGGACGCCGTCATCGCCAACGTAGCCCTCATCACCACGCACCTTGATGTCGCCACCTGCACAAAATGCCATATCCCCTTCGCCAGCCAGGATGACAACGCCAACCTTAGGATCTTCATGGGCGAGATGAAATGCTAGGAGTAGTTCTTTAACGGTCAACGGCCTGAATGCATTACGCACCTCAGGACGATTAATGGTAATTTTAGCAATCTGTCCATTCTCGGTAGTTTCATACCGAATATCCTCGAAATCTTTAGCTGTGGTCCACATAGCGCCGTCAGCATCGCTCTTCTAACTCTATTGCTCAAGAAATTCCTGCACCTTTGCTGAAAAGATTTCTGGCTTCTCCCAAGGCACTCGATGACCGCAATCTGGAACAACACACAACTCCCCCTGCTGGAGTACACTCACAGCCTGCTTTGCCACTTCTAAAAACTTCGTATCCCTCTCACCGACGACCCACAAAACAGGGCAATTTATACCTGAGAGCCGAGGCAGCAGGTCATCTTGTGCTCCTACACTCCAGTCCATGAATGAGCGGGCCACTGCCTCCCTGCGCTTCTTGAGCTGACTCCTGTCAGGCATACTGATCCCAGACAGAACAGACTGCTCATTCCACTCCTGCAAAAACTCTTCCCAATGACCTTTTAGCGCCTTTGCGGCCCACTCAGCATCCTTCGCCTGTCGTTGACTTCTCTCGGAAGAAGGTAGACCAGTGTGTGCCGATACAATAACGGCCTTTCTCCAGCGTTTAGGTTGATCGAGTAGTGCATGTAACGCCAGCCTGCCACCCATTGAATACCCCAAGATATCTGGCGATTTATCTTGCACCTCGCGATTGAAAGCCGCACCAAACTTACTCAGAGGCATAGGGCAGCACGCCAGAAACTGCCATAGATCTATCTTTGCAAGCCGCTGATTTTGTGCCTTTAAGTCTGCTGCCAGATGATTCCAATCACTGGCCTGCCCTAGTGCTCCATGTAGCGCATAAATCATAATTTTAGGTGAACGATGTGTTCTGAGGAAATGCTCAATCACCATGCATTTCGGCAGATCAGTGGACTTATAACTTGAACCTGACACTAATCACAAGCAGAACGTCCCCAACACTATTACCCGATGCCAGCAGACTACCACACACACACGCCACTTTGCCAACACGCCGAAGGTGAACCTGAAGCCTTTGTGGATGCTGCGATAGCTGCAGGAGTCACAGAATACGGCATCTCTGACCACGCCCCCTTTATTCCTGAGCCATTTGATGACTGGCGCATGCTCGACGAACAGTTCCCACTCTATTTACAGTGGATTGAGAGGGCTCGAGCACACGCTGGAGAGCGCCTAACAGTCAGAGCAGGAATGGAGTGTGACTGGATTACTGGCTGCGAGGAGTGGACGCGTGAACTCCGTAACCGATACGAGTGGGATTACCTGATCGGTTCCGTCCATTACCTTGAAGATAAATGGGATTTCGACAATCCAAAGTGGCTTGGCAAATGGGCTGATACGGATGTTGGGCTGGTTTGGGAGCAATACTGGAACACTTATATACAAATGGCCGACAGTGGCCTGTTTGATATACTGGGTCATCCAGACCTGATCAAAAAATTTGGATTCAGACCTGATGGTGATTTAAGCAGATTTTACGAGCCAGTAATCGATGCCATTGCAACCTCTGGATCGGCGATCGAGCTCAATACCGCCGGGTGGCACAAGCCCTGTGCAGAGCAGTACCCTCACTCTGAGTTCCTGGAGTTGGCAAGAGATGCGGGTATCGACCTTGTCATTTCTTCCGATGCGCACCATCCATCCGAGATAGCCAGAGACTTTGACAAAGCAATTACTCTAGCGAAAGCTGCGGGATACGAACAAACGGTTCTCTTCGACAAGGGCTCCAGGAAATACGAAGCTCTCTAACCTGGCACAGTGAGCTCAAAATCCGGAATAGGCACATAGAATCGTGTGCCAGAATCCGTGACTCCAAAGAAAGCTCCCTGCACGGATGCATCACTCGCTACCGTGTGATAACTGTTGTAGGAAAACTCGTCACCAGGCATGATCTCAGGAGTCTGCCCCACCACCCCTTTGCCTTCAACTACCAGAGTTTCACCAGCAGTCTCTTTGACTACCCACTTGCGAGCTTTGATCGTTATCGCCTCATCCGAATTGTTGAGAATCGTGATAAAATAGACAAATGGATGCGGTTTGTCTGGCGGGGATTCCAAATTAGGCACGTGCATCACTTCATTTAGCTGCACTTCCACGCCCTCGATTTGTCCAAACTTATAGCTCACGGGCGAAGCTTACTCAGATGAAATGAATGCTGCAATTCTCATCCCAGACTAAATTACTTTTGCAGGCTATTCCGGATCACATTAAGAGATTTTTGAGTCTCCTCATCCAGCTCATCCTCCTTGAGACTATCCAGCAACTCCAATGTCACCTCTCTGTCATCAGGGATATTAAACTTCAGGCATTGTGCCCAAGCTGCCATCGTCAGGGCCAGACGGACATCCTTGGATGCATTTCGCCAGTCCCTCTTTGCGTACTCAACTCCAAAGCTCCGGTGATCTGCATCCTCAACTCCAGACGCATTCACATGAACCAGAAGCGCTTTATGCCCTTCTTCGAGCTCCATGCCAGGATCCACTTCGTACATCACCATCTGGCCATAACCTGACTGCATTTTGATCATGGTCGGAGCGATGACCCCCTTGGCGGCAGAGGTTTGATTGTATCCTAATAGTCGATAGGCGTTGATTTGATGCCCGAATGTAAGACCAACCTCCACCATGGGCTCCTCATCAGAGTTGTTCCTGAGATTAACCAGAGCAATCAACTTACCCTCGTCCCACGGACTATGCAATAATTCAGCCCCAGCATCGATACCGCCAATGATAAAGTCCTTTGGCTGGTCGTAACTGAAGTGATTGATCAGTTCCTCCACCCTGACATCCTGCGAGATGGGGCGAAGCCCTGCTTGTAGAGCTTGAGTAACCCATTTCCAGCTCGCGTTTCCTGACACAAGTGGAACCCGAGTAGATGGGTCATTAGAGACCATTCTCCATTCATTTGGTTTTTCCAGGTTCTCATCACCATCACTGTGCCTTACGCGGTCAGTGGCGCGCTTTTGAATCTCATCCCGAAACTCTCTAGGCTGTAATTCCATGCCTCTCGCAACAGTCATAGCCTCGCCCTCTGAAGAAGGCTGGGATGAAGTAACTTCAGCTGGCTTGGATTGCTCATTCTCGGTCCAGTCACTCGGATTCTCAGAGACGCGGGCTACTAGGTCGGATGCAGGGATGTCTTCAATGGTTTGAACGTCCACAAGGTCCATGTTGTCGTCATGAATCAATGCATTGTTCAAAATCACGAAGCAAGCTGTCAGCACAGCTGCTGCGGAAAGAATAACGGTAAGTGGACGCTTCCACGCAGACTGGCGCATCGAGGTAATATTGTCCGCTACGGGAACCTTACCCGCTTGGTGAATCGCTGCGCGCTGATCAGGATGCAATTTGAGCGAATCATTGGAGCCAAAGCCTGACGCCAGCAAATCATTCAAAGCGACAAGCTCATTGACGTACTTTCTTAGCTCCGGCTTGCTCTTGATCGCCAGGCGCACGGCCTCGGCTTCCTTTTGAGGAAGCTCTCCGAAGGCGTATGCCGTCAAGCGCGGGTCGTTTTCGTCGATTTTCATGTCTTAGGGGATATGGTAATCAATTTAAAATGTCTGAGGGGACGAGTTCCTTCAGCTTCTTCAGTCCTTTGTGAAGCAGGAAACCTACGTTTCCCGTTGTGAGGCCAGTCGCCTCGCTGATTTCTTGGTAGCTCAGTCCTTGTTCGTATTTCATGCGAATGACCTGCTGCTGATTCTCGCTAAGTTGTCCGAGATACTGCATGACCTGGTTCACTCTCTCTTGCTGATCGATCCTTGTGTCCGGTCCGGGTTCGCTACTCTCCTCGCGGGAAAACGCTTCGTCATCCACACTTATCATACGCTTCTCCTTACGAAGCACGTCGAGCGCCCGGTTGCGACACACGGTAAACAACCAGCTTTTTAGGCCCTCCTTCACCTTTTCCACATCCTGCTGGTACAGGCGGATAAAGGTGTCCTGGACGACATCCCGGGCCCTGTCATGATCATGAACAATGCCGATCGCGTACCCGATAAGCGGGGACTCATATTGGCTGAGTGCATGCTCTACCAATTGTTCAGGCGTTGTAATCATAGCTAGCTCGTGGCTGTCCATCGGAAGGACTATTCACCTGCAAAAACGATTAAACCAAGACTTTCTTAGCACCTAGTTAAGATTTTTTAGATTATTTTCTACCCCCTTAATTTGACCTCACAAGATTCACTACTGACAAAATTACGATTTTAGCCCAAACAGAGGGCATGCGAACAGCTGTATATGCTGGATCCTTTGATCCTCCGACGAATGGACACCTGTGGATGATTGAGCGCGGGCTTGAATTGTTCGACAGGCTGGTTGTCGCCATCGGCTCTAATCCTGCAAAGACATATACTTTCACGGTCGAAGAGCGAATGGAGCTTTTGCGTGATTCCCTCCCCTCCTGCGAGAGACTCACTATCGCCAATTTTGACAACCGCTATTTGGTGGATTATGCAAAGGAAGTTGATGCCCAGTACATCCTCCGCGGGATCAGGTCATCGGACGATTACGAATATGAAAGAGTCATGAGACACATCAATTACGACATGGCTCCAGATATCACCACTACCTTCCTCATGCCCCCACG
Above is a genomic segment from Rubritalea squalenifaciens DSM 18772 containing:
- a CDS encoding VWA domain-containing protein, with protein sequence MKIDENDPRLTAYAFGELPQKEAEAVRLAIKSKPELRKYVNELVALNDLLASGFGSNDSLKLHPDQRAAIHQAGKVPVADNITSMRQSAWKRPLTVILSAAAVLTACFVILNNALIHDDNMDLVDVQTIEDIPASDLVARVSENPSDWTENEQSKPAEVTSSQPSSEGEAMTVARGMELQPREFRDEIQKRATDRVRHSDGDENLEKPNEWRMVSNDPSTRVPLVSGNASWKWVTQALQAGLRPISQDVRVEELINHFSYDQPKDFIIGGIDAGAELLHSPWDEGKLIALVNLRNNSDEEPMVEVGLTFGHQINAYRLLGYNQTSAAKGVIAPTMIKMQSGYGQMVMYEVDPGMELEEGHKALLVHVNASGVEDADHRSFGVEYAKRDWRNASKDVRLALTMAAWAQCLKFNIPDDREVTLELLDSLKEDELDEETQKSLNVIRNSLQK
- a CDS encoding RNA polymerase sigma factor, with amino-acid sequence MITTPEQLVEHALSQYESPLIGYAIGIVHDHDRARDVVQDTFIRLYQQDVEKVKEGLKSWLFTVCRNRALDVLRKEKRMISVDDEAFSREESSEPGPDTRIDQQERVNQVMQYLGQLSENQQQVIRMKYEQGLSYQEISEATGLTTGNVGFLLHKGLKKLKELVPSDILN
- the coaD gene encoding pantetheine-phosphate adenylyltransferase, whose amino-acid sequence is MRTAVYAGSFDPPTNGHLWMIERGLELFDRLVVAIGSNPAKTYTFTVEERMELLRDSLPSCERLTIANFDNRYLVDYAKEVDAQYILRGIRSSDDYEYERVMRHINYDMAPDITTTFLMPPRDIAELSSSMIKGLTGPKGWESIVRRYVPAPVMEKLQDRVS